From Marivirga harenae, one genomic window encodes:
- a CDS encoding YggS family pyridoxal phosphate-dependent enzyme has translation MSIADKLKTVKESLGNCQLVAVSKTKPNEDLIQAYEAGQRALGENKVQELTDKAEALPKDIEWHMIGHLQRNKVKYIAPFVHLIHSVDSVRLLKEINKQGRKIDRVIPVLLQIHIAEEENKYGLDEEELHELLSSEAFNEMNHVDVQGLMGMATFTDDKDKIRREFKSLKKLFDKTAKDYNDEKLNLKELSMGMSGDYEIAIEEGSTMVRIGSKIFGER, from the coding sequence ATGAGTATAGCAGATAAATTAAAAACAGTTAAAGAATCCTTGGGGAATTGCCAACTGGTTGCAGTAAGTAAGACAAAGCCCAATGAAGATTTGATTCAAGCTTATGAAGCTGGACAAAGAGCTTTAGGTGAAAATAAAGTTCAGGAATTGACCGATAAAGCTGAAGCCTTACCGAAAGATATTGAATGGCACATGATTGGGCATTTGCAGAGAAATAAAGTGAAATATATTGCTCCATTCGTGCATTTGATCCATTCAGTGGACAGTGTTCGTTTGCTAAAAGAAATTAATAAACAAGGTAGAAAAATTGATAGGGTTATTCCTGTACTGCTGCAAATTCATATTGCGGAGGAAGAAAATAAGTATGGCTTAGATGAAGAGGAGCTGCATGAATTATTATCATCGGAAGCCTTTAATGAAATGAATCATGTAGATGTGCAGGGTTTAATGGGTATGGCAACTTTTACAGACGATAAAGATAAAATTAGGCGAGAATTCAAAAGTCTGAAAAAGTTGTTTGACAAAACTGCGAAAGACTACAATGATGAAAAACTGAACCTAAAGGAATTATCGATGGGAATGAGTGGGGACTATGAAATTGCCATTGAAGAAGGTAGTACGATGGTGAGAATAGGTAGTAAAATTTTTGGGGAAAGGTAA
- the lysS gene encoding lysine--tRNA ligase — protein MHLSEQEIERRKGREELQKLGINPYPAETFDINVTAKDIKQNYDSDKLNYKNISIAGRLMSKRIMGKASFAEIQDSTGRIQVYVNRDEICPDEDKTFYNTVFKKLLDIGDIIGIKGYVFTTQVGEISIHVKEFFVLSKSLRPLPITKETTDEQGNVKRHDAFTDSEQRYRQRYVDMIVNPEVRDTFRKRTQLVNSMRYFLGDKGYLEVETPILQPLYGGAAARPFKTHHNTLDMTLYLRIANELYLKRLIVGGYDGVFEFAKDFRNEGMSRFHNPEFTQVELYVAYKDYEWMMNLVEEMVEKVAMDIHGTTEVKVGENIINFQRPWKRYTMYEAIEHFTGIDISEMNEEELRKTAEKLHVPIDDSMGKGKLIDEIFGEKCEAQLIQPTFITDYPIEMSPLAKKHPTKEGLVERFEAICNGKEICNAFSELNDPIDQRQRFEEQLELGKRGDDEAMMLDEDFLRALEYGMPPTAGLGIGIDRLSMIMTNSNSIQDVLFFPQMKPEKKAKVATEADFVEAGVPKEWAPVVMEAGIKTVEELKEMKHTKLHHQISGLKKKMKLDIPSVSPEDVKVWTS, from the coding sequence ATGCATTTAAGCGAACAGGAAATTGAAAGAAGAAAAGGTAGGGAAGAACTACAGAAATTGGGGATCAATCCTTATCCCGCAGAAACATTTGATATTAATGTGACCGCTAAAGATATCAAACAAAACTATGATAGCGATAAGCTGAATTATAAAAACATTAGCATTGCTGGGCGTTTGATGAGCAAGAGAATCATGGGAAAAGCGTCTTTTGCTGAGATTCAAGATAGTACGGGTAGAATTCAAGTGTATGTGAACAGAGATGAAATCTGTCCAGATGAAGATAAGACATTTTATAATACCGTTTTCAAGAAATTATTAGATATCGGTGATATCATAGGTATCAAGGGCTATGTTTTTACCACGCAAGTCGGTGAAATTTCAATACACGTAAAAGAATTTTTTGTATTGAGCAAGTCTTTACGTCCATTGCCTATCACTAAAGAAACTACTGACGAGCAAGGAAATGTAAAAAGACACGATGCTTTTACAGATTCGGAGCAAAGATACCGTCAGCGTTATGTGGATATGATTGTGAATCCTGAAGTTAGAGATACTTTCAGGAAAAGGACTCAATTGGTAAACTCTATGCGCTATTTTTTAGGCGATAAGGGATACCTAGAAGTTGAGACTCCTATTTTGCAACCACTTTATGGTGGAGCAGCAGCACGGCCATTTAAAACTCATCATAATACCTTAGATATGACTTTATATCTAAGAATTGCCAATGAATTATACCTAAAAAGATTAATTGTTGGTGGATATGATGGCGTATTCGAATTTGCAAAAGATTTCAGAAATGAAGGAATGTCCCGTTTTCATAATCCCGAATTTACACAAGTTGAGTTGTACGTTGCTTACAAAGACTATGAGTGGATGATGAATTTGGTAGAAGAAATGGTGGAGAAAGTAGCCATGGATATTCACGGAACCACAGAAGTAAAAGTAGGTGAGAACATAATTAATTTCCAAAGGCCATGGAAAAGATACACCATGTATGAAGCCATTGAGCATTTTACTGGTATTGATATCTCGGAAATGAATGAGGAGGAGTTGAGGAAAACGGCCGAAAAGCTGCATGTTCCAATTGATGACTCTATGGGTAAAGGGAAGTTGATCGATGAGATTTTTGGTGAGAAATGTGAAGCGCAATTAATTCAGCCAACTTTCATAACAGATTACCCGATTGAAATGTCTCCCCTGGCTAAAAAACACCCAACTAAAGAAGGTTTAGTGGAAAGGTTTGAAGCCATTTGTAATGGAAAAGAAATTTGTAATGCATTCTCCGAGTTGAATGATCCAATTGATCAGCGCCAACGATTTGAAGAGCAATTAGAATTAGGTAAAAGGGGAGATGATGAGGCTATGATGCTGGATGAGGACTTCTTGCGTGCGCTGGAGTATGGTATGCCACCAACAGCAGGTTTGGGTATCGGAATTGATCGTCTAAGTATGATTATGACCAATAGCAACTCTATACAAGATGTTTTATTCTTCCCTCAAATGAAGCCAGAGAAAAAAGCTAAAGTAGCAACAGAAGCTGATTTTGTTGAAGCAGGAGTTCCTAAAGAATGGGCTCCAGTAGTGATGGAAGCAGGAATCAAAACGGTAGAAGAACTAAAAGAAATGAAGCATACTAAATTACATCATCAAATTTCAGGCTTGAAAAAGAAAATGAAGCTCGATATTCCGAGCGTAAGCCCTGAGGATGTAAAAGTGTGGACTAGCTAA
- a CDS encoding tetratricopeptide repeat-containing sensor histidine kinase: protein MNIIGGCYYLLGDYDISAKNTLKAIRIAKENLKFDLLGELYNNLAGSYLELQMNDSALKYAEISIKMSTEEQDRSTLLHALSTKAEIQLKQKNYSEAEREFERVLELGRKEGLLNPYIESNCLYGIASSKFMTQQYVSAREFGRKAFQLAIFDEHLKIAENSAKLLYELWKRSDQKDSAYHYLEQLVLLQKRIQPSENLSQLNRFRMRQAEIQITEKEKEAEKQKYYTTLGIITAVLLFLLFISIFLFYRNTKRLNRRLQESNQTINTANSQLAIQRDELNNLNKIKDKIFSAVIHDFKTPMNTLESMLNMLIKKYLTPEEASEHSKTLLEKLKKSKLAINNTIAWIKTQLEGYEVQRQVIQLGEFVNEIKSYHSSELQKKQIKIKTNINEELMFYSDKELLFIILNNLVSNAIKFSDKNTEIKIISEESSDRLNITVKDEGIGMKKSDLEKILSLKSLSQESGTEHSGSGLGLRISNELLTNIGGKMSVESTKGKGTLFSVRIPLHKTS from the coding sequence ATGAATATTATTGGGGGGTGTTATTATCTGTTAGGGGACTATGATATAAGTGCCAAAAACACATTAAAAGCGATAAGAATTGCGAAAGAGAACCTTAAGTTTGACCTTTTAGGAGAATTATACAACAATTTAGCAGGTTCCTATCTAGAACTACAAATGAATGATTCAGCACTTAAATATGCTGAAATCTCTATCAAAATGTCAACAGAAGAACAGGATCGTAGCACATTGCTTCATGCGTTATCAACTAAGGCAGAAATTCAACTTAAGCAGAAAAACTATAGTGAAGCGGAACGAGAGTTTGAAAGGGTGTTGGAACTTGGAAGAAAAGAAGGATTACTAAATCCATATATCGAATCTAATTGTTTGTATGGCATAGCTAGCTCAAAATTTATGACTCAACAATATGTGAGTGCGCGTGAATTTGGAAGAAAGGCTTTCCAACTCGCAATTTTCGATGAACACTTAAAGATAGCTGAAAACAGTGCGAAACTTTTGTACGAACTGTGGAAGAGATCGGATCAAAAAGATAGCGCTTATCACTATCTAGAGCAATTGGTATTACTTCAAAAGAGAATTCAGCCCAGTGAAAACCTTAGTCAACTGAATAGATTCAGGATGAGGCAAGCGGAAATTCAAATTACGGAAAAAGAAAAGGAGGCGGAGAAGCAAAAATACTACACCACATTAGGTATCATCACTGCAGTCTTACTTTTTCTTTTATTTATTTCAATTTTCTTGTTTTATAGGAACACCAAAAGACTGAATCGAAGATTACAGGAAAGTAATCAAACGATTAATACAGCCAATTCTCAATTAGCCATCCAAAGAGATGAATTAAATAATCTAAATAAAATCAAAGACAAGATTTTTTCGGCAGTTATTCATGATTTTAAAACGCCAATGAACACTTTGGAAAGCATGCTAAATATGCTAATCAAGAAATACTTGACTCCTGAAGAAGCTTCAGAGCATTCAAAAACACTTCTTGAAAAATTAAAAAAATCAAAACTGGCTATCAACAATACGATAGCATGGATTAAAACTCAACTTGAAGGCTACGAAGTTCAAAGGCAAGTGATTCAATTAGGTGAGTTTGTTAATGAAATTAAAAGTTATCATAGTAGCGAATTACAAAAAAAACAAATAAAGATAAAGACAAATATTAACGAGGAATTAATGTTTTACTCGGATAAAGAGTTACTTTTTATAATACTAAACAATCTTGTTTCCAATGCTATAAAATTTTCTGATAAGAATACCGAAATAAAAATTATTTCGGAGGAATCATCTGATCGTTTAAATATCACGGTAAAAGACGAAGGTATTGGCATGAAAAAGTCTGATTTAGAAAAGATACTTTCTTTAAAATCATTATCGCAAGAGAGTGGAACAGAGCATTCAGGGTCTGGTTTGGGTTTAAGAATTTCAAATGAGTTGCTTACAAATATAGGAGGCAAAATGTCTGTAGAAAGTACTAAGGGTAAGGGAACATTGTTCTCTGTGCGTATTCCACTGCACAAAACCTCATAA
- a CDS encoding SOUL family heme-binding protein produces the protein MKIVFIVIAVLVLVFIFVQVFAIYSQKGIETYDYEVVRKFENFEIRSYEKSLFTSVKLPGSSYKKMSSKGFSMLAAYIFGGNDSNEKIAMTSPVSMSLEDSMTMGFLVPQKYEKEDLPKPNQSNIEIKEQAQRRMAAITFGGWADDSKIEKNKKKLIASLEENGITYTNKFYMFGYNAPYELFNRKNEIVVELPEEK, from the coding sequence ATGAAAATTGTGTTTATTGTAATAGCAGTACTTGTTTTAGTCTTTATTTTCGTACAGGTATTTGCAATATATAGTCAAAAAGGTATTGAAACCTATGATTATGAAGTGGTTCGTAAGTTCGAGAACTTTGAGATCCGCTCTTATGAAAAGAGTCTTTTCACATCTGTAAAGCTTCCAGGTAGTAGTTATAAGAAAATGTCTAGCAAAGGATTTTCAATGCTTGCAGCATACATCTTTGGAGGAAATGACAGTAATGAAAAAATTGCTATGACCTCTCCTGTAAGTATGTCGTTGGAGGACTCTATGACTATGGGTTTTTTGGTTCCTCAAAAGTATGAGAAAGAAGATTTGCCAAAACCCAATCAGTCAAATATTGAAATTAAAGAACAAGCTCAGAGAAGAATGGCAGCCATCACTTTTGGAGGATGGGCTGATGATAGCAAAATTGAAAAGAATAAAAAGAAGCTGATTGCGTCATTGGAAGAAAATGGTATAACTTACACTAATAAGTTCTATATGTTTGGTTACAATGCTCCATATGAGCTTTTTAATCGGAAGAATGAAATTGTGGTAGAATTACCAGAAGAGAAATAA
- a CDS encoding alpha-ketoglutarate-dependent dioxygenase AlkB family protein, translating to MMLFDQPFDAGKNLLPFDGTVNYHGRIFSDNESSLFYHKLFDEIEWEHDKAIIFGKEIITKRKVAWYGEKPFSYTYSKVTKYAKLWTPALQEIKQEVEKRSGETYNSCLLNLYHSGEEGMAWHSDGEKDLKKNGAIASVSFGAERKFAFKHKDSKEKVEIWLEDGSLLVMKGTTQLHWLHRLPPTKKVLTPRVNLTFRTIED from the coding sequence ATGATGTTATTTGACCAACCTTTTGATGCTGGTAAAAATCTACTTCCTTTTGATGGCACCGTGAATTACCATGGTAGAATCTTCAGTGATAATGAATCTTCCCTTTTCTACCATAAGCTCTTTGATGAAATAGAATGGGAGCACGATAAAGCCATTATTTTTGGAAAAGAAATTATCACCAAACGAAAAGTAGCTTGGTACGGAGAGAAACCTTTTTCCTATACTTATTCTAAAGTTACAAAATATGCGAAACTCTGGACACCTGCTCTCCAAGAAATAAAGCAGGAAGTGGAGAAGCGATCAGGAGAAACCTATAATTCTTGCTTATTGAATTTATATCACTCCGGTGAGGAGGGGATGGCCTGGCACAGCGATGGAGAAAAAGACTTGAAGAAAAATGGTGCTATTGCTTCTGTCAGCTTTGGAGCCGAACGGAAATTTGCCTTTAAACATAAAGATTCAAAAGAGAAAGTAGAAATTTGGCTTGAGGACGGAAGCCTTTTGGTCATGAAAGGCACAACTCAATTACATTGGCTACATCGATTGCCACCGACCAAAAAAGTACTGACTCCTAGGGTGAACCTCACTTTTCGCACTATTGAGGATTAA
- a CDS encoding universal stress protein, protein MKNIFVSIDFKEQEQLLLDKAFELAKAFDAKIWLVHIAAPEPDFVGYGVGPQYVRAMRASELREEHHLLQKYSQKLIKKGVESEALLVQGATVEMIIKEAKKLDADLIITGHHDHNFLYKAFMESVSNGLIKKSKIPLLLVPLI, encoded by the coding sequence ATGAAAAATATATTTGTATCGATCGATTTTAAAGAGCAGGAGCAACTATTATTAGATAAGGCATTTGAACTTGCGAAAGCTTTTGATGCTAAAATCTGGTTGGTACACATAGCTGCACCAGAGCCTGATTTTGTAGGGTATGGAGTTGGTCCACAATATGTGAGGGCAATGCGTGCTTCCGAGCTTAGAGAAGAACATCATTTGCTTCAAAAGTACTCACAGAAACTGATTAAAAAAGGAGTAGAATCGGAGGCTTTATTAGTTCAAGGAGCTACGGTAGAAATGATTATTAAAGAAGCCAAGAAATTAGATGCGGATTTAATTATTACGGGGCACCATGATCACAACTTTTTGTACAAGGCATTTATGGAAAGTGTTTCTAATGGATTAATAAAAAAATCAAAGATACCCTTACTACTGGTTCCATTGATTTAG